A single genomic interval of Halobacillus halophilus DSM 2266 harbors:
- a CDS encoding CotY/CotZ family spore coat protein, whose product MSCGKKHDSGSCVIDILKDIVDAQNDVIHECMTSCEQSIADLLGDTGGGSGFDTVPVILYCKDGCKPFKGYGSKRSGDACEIRGSFFFRVKSVDHDGCAVVELLFADHHNNVGGADESSDGYHHHHGFDPKSPADQSCRNLRASGICITVDLNCFCHVTCLPATAAL is encoded by the coding sequence ATGAGCTGTGGTAAAAAACATGATAGTGGCTCTTGCGTCATTGATATCCTTAAAGATATCGTTGATGCTCAAAATGATGTCATCCACGAATGCATGACGAGCTGTGAGCAATCCATCGCTGATCTATTAGGGGATACAGGCGGAGGTTCTGGATTCGATACGGTTCCGGTTATTCTTTACTGTAAAGATGGCTGCAAACCTTTTAAAGGATACGGTTCGAAAAGAAGTGGAGATGCCTGCGAGATTAGAGGAAGCTTCTTCTTCCGCGTTAAATCCGTAGATCATGACGGATGTGCGGTAGTTGAGCTATTGTTCGCTGATCATCACAACAATGTAGGAGGAGCAGACGAATCATCTGATGGGTACCATCATCATCATGGATTTGATCCGAAGTCTCCTGCTGACCAAAGCTGCAGAAACCTGCGCGCTTCCGGCATCTGTATTACGGTAGATCTTAACTGCTTCTGCCACGTGACTTGCCTGCCTGCAACAGCAGCACTGTAA
- a CDS encoding glycosyltransferase, with amino-acid sequence MLEKDEVIAMWFMFLAIISTLLLFWQKVSFPIQEPGKTSTYSIIIPARNEEENLKRLLPSILATKSNQREVIVVDDHSEDRTRAAAESFGVKVISNPPLPEEWMGKSWACYNGAKIAKGKTLFFLDADTWFSKHGPERIIQFSENKGVNALVTVHPYHYMHSFWEKFSSIFHLVVFASSGITTVARDQISKHGGFGPCLIIPAETYWELGGHQSIRSEIVEHLAFARRAETRGVQTYAFSGRHVVNMRMYEASLKAVVEGWSKSFASGAKTASPWMTAAAILWITSVISYLLNIPDMGWWSLIGYGILAFWLGRTLQEMGNFKWYDAILFPLHFFFFVVLFGYSILKTFFWKESTWKGRNIAGKNKRGSS; translated from the coding sequence ATGCTTGAAAAAGATGAGGTGATCGCCATGTGGTTCATGTTTCTGGCCATAATTTCAACTCTCCTGCTATTTTGGCAGAAGGTTTCATTTCCTATTCAAGAACCTGGAAAAACGAGTACATACTCGATTATTATACCAGCACGTAATGAAGAAGAAAATTTAAAACGCTTACTTCCTTCGATTCTCGCAACGAAGAGTAACCAAAGGGAAGTCATTGTCGTGGATGACCACTCAGAAGACCGGACCCGGGCAGCGGCAGAATCCTTTGGAGTAAAAGTGATCAGCAATCCGCCTTTACCGGAAGAGTGGATGGGTAAATCCTGGGCCTGTTATAACGGGGCAAAAATAGCAAAAGGAAAAACGTTGTTTTTTCTTGATGCAGACACATGGTTCTCCAAACACGGACCGGAAAGGATCATCCAGTTTTCAGAAAATAAAGGAGTGAACGCCTTAGTTACGGTACATCCCTATCACTACATGCATTCGTTCTGGGAAAAGTTTTCTTCTATTTTCCACCTGGTGGTATTTGCTTCCTCAGGAATCACAACGGTCGCGAGGGATCAGATAAGCAAGCATGGAGGCTTTGGTCCCTGTTTAATTATTCCGGCAGAGACGTACTGGGAGCTTGGCGGCCATCAGTCGATCCGCAGTGAAATTGTAGAGCACCTGGCCTTTGCAAGACGCGCGGAAACTAGAGGCGTACAGACTTATGCCTTCAGCGGCAGACATGTGGTGAACATGCGGATGTATGAAGCGAGTCTGAAAGCGGTGGTGGAAGGGTGGTCCAAAAGCTTTGCTTCGGGAGCGAAAACGGCATCGCCGTGGATGACAGCTGCTGCGATTCTCTGGATCACGTCTGTCATCTCTTACCTTCTTAACATTCCTGACATGGGGTGGTGGAGCCTGATCGGCTATGGAATTCTTGCTTTCTGGCTTGGTCGCACGCTCCAGGAAATGGGGAACTTCAAGTGGTATGATGCGATCCTTTTCCCGCTCCATTTCTTCTTCTTTGTCGTTCTGTTTGGCTATTCCATTTTGAAAACCTTCTTTTGGAAGGAATCCACTTGGAAGGGCCGGAATATAGCCGGAAAGAATAAGAGAGGGTCGTCCTGA
- a CDS encoding alpha/beta hydrolase, with the protein MYKSIIANTLRFFSDQSLNTPMVPIQSVQDKKDILVETDVKDTYISCYYPKGATGENLPVYINLHGGAFIMNSKEMDDPYCRQIANNTGCVVINVDYAKAPEYPFPGPVEQSYQLLHWIKDHAKDLKIDPEKIMVGGQSSGGNIMAALCLLLKERNEPQPLLQVLICPMLDFVTPHADKPEGDPGRARFPQAAHFLNLCYVPERNQAEHPLASPVLAPHTDKLAPALIIAAEYDAFSQEAETYADKLRNASVPVRHEVFEDCYHAFTHLGPELKAQQAWTMIENEIRKTIQS; encoded by the coding sequence ATGTATAAATCTATTATAGCCAATACACTCCGTTTCTTTTCAGATCAATCTCTGAATACACCCATGGTTCCCATACAGTCCGTCCAGGACAAAAAGGACATTCTCGTTGAAACTGATGTGAAAGATACATATATATCCTGCTACTATCCAAAAGGAGCAACGGGTGAAAATCTGCCTGTCTACATTAACCTGCACGGCGGTGCCTTCATTATGAATTCCAAAGAGATGGATGATCCATACTGCCGTCAGATCGCGAACAATACGGGCTGCGTCGTTATCAATGTTGACTATGCCAAGGCACCGGAATATCCTTTTCCAGGGCCTGTGGAGCAGTCCTACCAGCTGCTGCACTGGATAAAAGACCATGCCAAAGACCTTAAGATTGATCCAGAAAAAATTATGGTCGGCGGGCAAAGTTCAGGTGGCAATATTATGGCCGCGCTCTGTCTATTGCTGAAGGAGCGGAACGAACCTCAGCCCCTCCTCCAGGTGCTGATCTGTCCCATGCTTGATTTCGTTACCCCGCATGCTGATAAACCAGAGGGCGATCCCGGTCGTGCGCGTTTCCCTCAGGCTGCCCATTTTCTCAACTTGTGCTATGTACCGGAAAGAAACCAGGCGGAACATCCGCTTGCTTCTCCCGTCTTAGCTCCCCATACAGACAAGCTTGCCCCGGCGCTTATAATTGCGGCGGAATATGACGCTTTCTCCCAGGAAGCTGAAACGTACGCAGACAAATTAAGAAACGCCAGCGTGCCCGTGAGACACGAAGTATTTGAAGACTGCTATCACGCCTTCACTCACTTAGGACCCGAGCTAAAAGCCCAGCAAGCTTGGACAATGATTGAAAATGAAATCAGAAAAACCATTCAGTCTTAA
- a CDS encoding spore coat CotO family protein — protein sequence MAENTENKRMAKQPMLYIAQPKFKPAEVSMQTSFRTQRSQSAPAPAEQPAKSEAPSTSLHEKELRLRSQNKAAPAASPPKANEEAPAEESEKKEQPESSRDRRLRFHELSLEEKVNYFFTLSPHVPKMKCEVSTEDNKYRGYITDYEEGIVHLKIFQRPFQQEVPFKDITDIRLIGF from the coding sequence ATGGCTGAAAACACGGAAAACAAACGAATGGCAAAGCAACCGATGCTTTATATCGCCCAACCTAAATTCAAACCTGCTGAAGTTTCCATGCAGACCAGCTTTCGTACCCAGCGGAGTCAGTCTGCTCCAGCACCTGCCGAGCAGCCCGCTAAATCAGAGGCACCCTCGACTTCTCTTCATGAAAAAGAACTGAGGCTGAGGAGCCAGAATAAAGCGGCACCTGCTGCCAGTCCACCAAAAGCGAATGAAGAGGCACCTGCCGAGGAGTCAGAGAAGAAGGAACAGCCTGAATCTTCAAGAGATCGCAGACTTCGTTTCCATGAATTATCGCTTGAGGAAAAAGTGAACTACTTTTTCACGTTATCTCCGCACGTGCCAAAAATGAAGTGTGAGGTATCGACCGAGGACAATAAATACAGAGGATACATTACGGACTATGAAGAAGGAATCGTCCACTTAAAGATTTTTCAGCGGCCCTTCCAGCAAGAGGTACCGTTTAAGGACATAACCGATATTCGATTAATTGGATTCTAA
- a CDS encoding MBL fold metallo-hydrolase, with protein MSFHSINEHCYYYSGSVNIGYIHKGTDGLLIDAGLDRSSIKKVLKELSERELPLTHLFITHAHADHYGGAAYIQQNYDVYTLAPVFEEAVLKYPGLEPLYLFGGNDPLEELQNKFLQGPAITIDEVIEEGTFQAGAIEGKTYLMPGHSYHQLALRAHGILYAADSYFGVETLHKHKIPYNSDADRTLESLNRLLTISCDGCVPGHGELEEDASATIQTNIDYHEEILDTMENCIQAHEKGVSHEELVAAMCEHYGVKAPQLSQWLLYRTAVTAYAIALVKQGRAVHQVQDHRFIFTALEADQK; from the coding sequence GTGTCTTTTCATTCCATCAATGAACACTGCTATTACTATAGCGGTTCCGTGAATATCGGATACATTCATAAAGGAACGGACGGCCTGCTGATTGATGCCGGCCTGGACCGTTCCTCTATAAAGAAGGTGCTCAAGGAGCTGAGCGAACGCGAACTTCCATTGACGCACCTTTTTATTACGCATGCGCACGCCGACCATTACGGGGGAGCGGCTTATATCCAGCAGAATTACGATGTCTATACGCTTGCGCCTGTTTTTGAAGAGGCCGTGCTGAAGTACCCGGGTCTTGAACCGCTGTACTTGTTCGGAGGCAATGATCCGCTTGAAGAGCTGCAGAATAAGTTTCTGCAGGGTCCTGCGATTACCATTGATGAAGTGATTGAGGAGGGGACGTTTCAGGCCGGAGCCATTGAAGGAAAAACCTATCTTATGCCGGGCCACAGCTATCACCAGCTTGCCCTTCGCGCCCACGGAATTCTCTACGCAGCGGACAGTTATTTTGGAGTTGAAACTTTACATAAGCATAAAATCCCTTACAATTCCGATGCCGATCGAACACTTGAAAGTCTGAACCGATTACTGACCATTTCGTGCGATGGCTGTGTACCCGGCCACGGAGAGCTGGAAGAGGACGCGTCGGCTACCATTCAAACCAACATCGATTATCACGAAGAGATCCTGGATACGATGGAAAACTGTATTCAGGCACACGAAAAAGGGGTCAGCCATGAAGAACTCGTTGCCGCCATGTGTGAACACTATGGGGTAAAAGCTCCTCAGCTGTCCCAGTGGTTATTGTACCGGACGGCCGTTACGGCGTATGCGATTGCTTTAGTGAAGCAGGGAAGGGCGGTCCATCAGGTTCAGGACCACCGTTTCATTTTTACAGCATTAGAAGCCGATCAAAAATAG
- a CDS encoding GNAT family N-acetyltransferase: MEIRQVASPQEKDDAFHVRRVVFVDEQNVPEDLEIDEHDDTAVHLVGYEQDEPIAAARLRFVGDYGKLERICVKRPYRGKRYGKEMILFMESLIEEHTYQASKLNAQTHAEAFYQSLGYETVSGEFMDAGIPHVTMTKTL; this comes from the coding sequence ATGGAGATCAGACAGGTTGCAAGTCCACAAGAGAAAGACGACGCGTTTCACGTAAGACGCGTCGTCTTTGTTGATGAACAGAACGTTCCTGAGGATTTAGAAATCGATGAACACGATGACACGGCCGTTCACCTGGTAGGCTACGAGCAGGATGAGCCTATCGCTGCGGCTCGTCTGCGGTTTGTCGGCGATTACGGAAAGCTTGAACGCATCTGCGTGAAGCGTCCTTACCGGGGCAAGCGGTATGGCAAAGAGATGATTCTGTTTATGGAATCTCTCATTGAAGAGCATACGTATCAAGCCTCCAAGCTGAATGCGCAGACGCATGCGGAAGCTTTCTATCAATCATTGGGCTATGAAACCGTGTCCGGCGAATTTATGGATGCGGGCATTCCGCACGTCACGATGACAAAAACCTTATAA
- a CDS encoding DUF1360 domain-containing protein, which translates to MGSITWLELLLLGLASFRLTRLIVDDLIMEWLRKPFFHTKVVELEDGKKEEWEIPNGWIGEGLSCHWCVGVWSALINFLLYYYIPFGYFLVLILAIAGLQSIFYKWSEKLS; encoded by the coding sequence ATGGGGAGTATAACATGGTTGGAGTTATTATTATTGGGGCTTGCGAGCTTCCGGCTAACTCGGCTGATTGTAGATGACCTGATTATGGAATGGCTGAGAAAGCCCTTCTTTCATACGAAAGTAGTTGAGCTGGAAGATGGGAAGAAGGAAGAATGGGAAATACCGAACGGCTGGATCGGGGAGGGGCTGAGCTGTCACTGGTGTGTCGGTGTATGGTCGGCACTTATTAATTTTCTTCTATATTATTATATTCCATTTGGTTATTTTCTGGTGCTGATCCTGGCCATTGCCGGTTTACAATCGATTTTCTATAAATGGAGTGAAAAGCTTTCATGA
- a CDS encoding DUF2651 family protein, producing MYVIPLVLFIFPMLAFVIGVLGRALLKKLFIAPVIVFGLSLLAQLLYLHFSFFTWTLIYTALAFSGSIIAHFLLLKYQPSRKVQKTGVIILLGSVLIPALIFTISRPVNAVLMEKKVENHLREEEYSSSDIYSIETFYDGKRNTNRTEPVIAEVVFTDDPGHTYRYIELKKKKQVVQMCEYERSPNFYTNEYTAERPHMVKGCFE from the coding sequence ATGTATGTAATTCCGCTTGTCCTGTTTATATTTCCAATGCTTGCCTTTGTGATAGGCGTTTTAGGCCGCGCTCTTTTGAAAAAGCTGTTTATTGCACCTGTCATCGTCTTTGGACTTTCCCTGCTGGCTCAACTCCTGTACTTACATTTTTCTTTTTTTACATGGACCCTCATCTATACAGCCCTTGCTTTTTCAGGTAGTATTATCGCTCATTTTCTCCTCCTGAAATATCAACCCAGCCGCAAAGTTCAAAAGACAGGTGTGATCATTCTTCTGGGATCTGTCCTTATTCCTGCGCTGATTTTTACCATATCGAGGCCGGTAAATGCCGTTCTGATGGAGAAAAAGGTTGAGAATCACCTTCGGGAAGAAGAATACTCGTCCAGTGACATTTACTCCATTGAAACTTTTTATGATGGCAAACGTAATACAAACCGGACAGAACCTGTCATTGCGGAGGTTGTTTTTACAGATGATCCTGGCCATACATATCGTTATATCGAATTAAAGAAGAAAAAACAGGTTGTGCAGATGTGTGAATATGAGAGGAGCCCGAACTTTTATACGAACGAGTACACGGCGGAACGGCCGCACATGGTTAAAGGCTGCTTTGAATAA
- a CDS encoding DUF421 domain-containing protein: MDYLQITVETFFGFLALFILTKVLGKTQITQITAFDFIAALVLGELVGNALYDKEVGIPQIGFAVLLWGVLIYVTEIITEKYKSTRGLLEGRPSLIIYKGDIDRKQLKKSKLDINQLQHLLRAKDVFSVQEVQYAVLETDGTVSVLKASQYQNVTRGDMNLSPEAVPLPRTLISDGEVIWDSLEEIGQNEAWLKRQLQSQNFNSPEDVLYAEYKEGEPQLFLIGF; encoded by the coding sequence ATGGATTATCTTCAAATTACGGTGGAAACCTTCTTCGGCTTTTTAGCCTTATTTATTCTCACCAAAGTATTAGGAAAAACACAAATCACGCAAATCACCGCGTTCGACTTTATCGCTGCCCTCGTCCTGGGAGAGCTTGTAGGTAATGCGCTTTATGATAAAGAAGTCGGCATTCCTCAGATTGGTTTTGCCGTGCTTTTGTGGGGCGTTCTCATCTATGTTACGGAGATTATAACAGAAAAATATAAATCGACCCGCGGGCTGCTGGAGGGCCGACCTTCCCTGATCATTTACAAAGGGGACATCGACCGTAAGCAGCTTAAGAAAAGCAAGCTGGATATCAATCAATTGCAGCACCTGCTGCGCGCTAAAGACGTATTTTCGGTACAGGAAGTACAGTATGCCGTGCTTGAAACGGATGGTACCGTTTCAGTGTTAAAAGCTTCCCAGTATCAGAACGTAACCCGGGGGGACATGAACCTGTCGCCGGAAGCCGTTCCACTTCCACGTACTTTGATCAGTGACGGTGAAGTCATCTGGGACAGTCTGGAGGAAATCGGTCAGAATGAAGCCTGGCTGAAACGTCAGCTGCAATCGCAGAATTTTAACTCACCGGAGGACGTCCTTTACGCCGAATATAAAGAAGGCGAGCCGCAGCTATTTTTGATCGGCTTCTAA
- a CDS encoding 2'-5' RNA ligase family protein: protein MRYGIAVFPSKKVQDVANSYRKRYDPHYALIPPHITVKEPFEAEESEIEEKIIPELKEIAKNTEPFSYGIYKVSSFSPVTNTIYLKVEPSEEIFNLNEQLHTGSLPDKKDFKFVPHITIAQKLSDDEFFDVYGSLSMNKFDIQDNVGRFQLLYQLENGAWSVYETFRLGEG, encoded by the coding sequence ATGAGATACGGTATTGCAGTATTTCCATCAAAAAAAGTACAAGATGTCGCGAATTCCTATCGTAAACGCTATGACCCGCACTATGCTTTGATTCCGCCACACATTACAGTCAAAGAACCATTCGAAGCGGAAGAAAGTGAGATCGAGGAAAAAATCATTCCTGAATTAAAAGAAATTGCGAAGAATACCGAGCCTTTTTCTTACGGCATCTACAAAGTGAGTTCCTTTTCTCCAGTAACAAATACAATTTACTTGAAAGTTGAACCTTCGGAAGAGATTTTCAATTTAAATGAACAGCTTCACACAGGCAGCCTTCCGGATAAAAAAGATTTTAAATTCGTTCCTCACATTACGATTGCCCAGAAGCTTTCGGATGATGAGTTTTTCGATGTATACGGCAGCTTAAGCATGAACAAATTCGACATTCAGGATAATGTTGGCCGCTTCCAGCTTCTTTATCAGCTGGAGAACGGTGCCTGGAGTGTGTATGAAACCTTCCGTCTTGGGGAGGGATAA
- a CDS encoding glycosyl-4,4'-diaponeurosporenoate acyltransferase CrtO family protein: MTKIIIAWVMIHISISVLVSQLPASMVLSFSKLYELKNWEKNGRVYEQLKIKKWKHFLPEARKWVNQGKGKTAAHLRNEKEFQALTLQTSRSELSHWIQILPAPLFFFFLPTWAGWVMVLYAILFNLPFILVQRYNRTRLERFRKVYEKK; this comes from the coding sequence ATGACAAAGATAATAATTGCCTGGGTAATGATCCATATAAGCATCAGCGTACTTGTATCTCAGCTGCCCGCTTCTATGGTTTTATCTTTCTCCAAACTATATGAGTTAAAGAATTGGGAGAAAAACGGCCGGGTGTATGAGCAGCTGAAAATAAAGAAATGGAAGCATTTTCTTCCAGAAGCCAGGAAATGGGTGAATCAGGGAAAGGGGAAGACGGCGGCTCATCTGCGGAACGAAAAAGAGTTTCAAGCCTTAACCCTGCAGACCAGCCGCTCCGAGCTGTCTCACTGGATTCAGATCCTTCCCGCCCCATTATTTTTCTTCTTTCTGCCTACGTGGGCCGGGTGGGTCATGGTCCTCTATGCGATTTTATTTAATCTGCCCTTTATCCTTGTACAGCGCTATAACCGCACCCGGTTAGAACGATTCAGGAAGGTTTACGAAAAGAAGTAG
- the fabI gene encoding enoyl-ACP reductase FabI: protein MNLSLEGRTYVVMGVANKRSIAWGIARSLHEAGARLIFTYASERFGKAVRELADTLEGENNSLFYECDVTNDEAIIQTFENIQNDVGVIHGLAHCIAFANRDELKDEFLNTSRDGFLTAHNISSYSLTAVARAAKPLMSEGGSIITMTYLGGEQVVQNYNVMGVAKASLDASMKYLANDLGKHNIRVNAISAGPIRTLSAKGVGDFNQILQEIEERAPLRRPVTQEEVGDTAYYLMSDLSRGVTGEVIHVDSGFNIIGY from the coding sequence ATGAATTTATCATTAGAAGGACGCACCTATGTCGTAATGGGCGTAGCCAACAAACGAAGTATTGCGTGGGGCATTGCACGCTCTTTACATGAAGCAGGCGCGAGACTTATTTTTACTTATGCATCCGAACGTTTCGGGAAAGCTGTTCGTGAACTGGCCGACACGCTTGAAGGGGAAAACAATTCCTTATTCTATGAGTGTGACGTAACCAATGATGAAGCCATCATTCAAACGTTCGAAAATATTCAGAATGATGTAGGTGTCATTCATGGACTGGCTCACTGCATTGCTTTTGCCAACCGCGATGAGCTAAAGGATGAGTTCCTGAACACAAGCCGTGACGGATTCTTAACGGCTCACAACATCAGTTCTTATTCACTTACTGCTGTGGCACGTGCCGCTAAGCCGCTTATGTCAGAAGGTGGAAGCATTATTACCATGACGTATCTCGGCGGCGAGCAAGTCGTCCAGAACTACAATGTGATGGGTGTTGCTAAAGCGAGCCTGGATGCAAGCATGAAGTATTTAGCTAACGACTTAGGTAAGCACAACATTCGTGTGAACGCGATTTCCGCTGGTCCAATCCGTACGCTGTCCGCTAAAGGCGTAGGAGACTTTAACCAGATTCTTCAGGAAATTGAAGAACGTGCGCCGCTGCGCCGTCCCGTTACACAGGAAGAAGTCGGCGATACCGCTTATTATCTAATGAGTGATCTTTCCCGCGGCGTAACAGGAGAAGTTATTCACGTGGACTCAGGCTTTAACATTATCGGTTATTAA